From the genome of Tsukamurella pulmonis:
AGGCGGCGAACGCGCCGAGGATGATCACGACGGCGGCGAGCGCCGCGGCGGTGACGAGGGGGCGCTTCGCAGCGCCGCGCAGAGCGCGAGGTGGGGGCACTCGCCCAGGATATGTGCGCTGCCGCGGACGCGCCGCCGGGCAGAGTTCGCTCGCGGCGAAAAATGCTTTGCGATACCTCATCGGGCGGTGTCAGAGTGGTGCTCGGCATTGATCGGGGAGCGGCCGGAGCGGGGTACCGCGACCGGTTCCGCGCGTTCGAACCGGCAGAACCGACCAGTGGCACGGCCCGTACTGGGCCCAGGGGGTTCGAGTCCCCCGCACGCCGTCCCGCCGGGAGCGCGGGCGGCGGCCGCCCTGCGATGCCCCGGCCATTACCCGGGACATCCCGCCGTCGCCGCCCGCCCGGCGGAGCGGTGCACAACGACCAGGCCTGCGGGCCGCCACGAGAGGAGAACCACCGTGTCGATCATGACCGCCCTGCGCGGCCGACGCATCGTCGTGCCGGTGGGGCGCCGCGCCGTCGAGTACCGGGACGGCGCCGTCGTCCGCGTCCGCGGGCCCGGACCTCATCGGGTGCGCGGGGACGGCGCCGTCGTCCCGGTCGTGGTGGCAGAGCGGCTGATCGCCGTCGCCCCGCAGGAGATCGTGACCGCCGAATCGGTGCCCGTCCGGGTGTCGATGACGATGCGCGTGCGGGTGGCCGATCCCGTCGCGTTCATCGAGCGCGCCGCCGATCCGGACGCAGTCGTCTACCTCGCCGCGCAGATCGCACTGCGGGAGACGGTGGGCGGCATCGGGATCGACGATCTGGTGCGGCGCACCACCGCCGTCGACGGCGAGGCGGTGCGGGCGGCGGTGAGCGCCGCCGCCGGGACGGTGGGCGTCGAGGTGCTCGCGGTGGTGGTCAAGGACATCGTCCTGCCGCCCGAGATCCGCCGCGCCGCGGTCGATCTGATCACCGCGAAGGCGCGGGGTACCGCGCGGCTCGAGGAGGCACGTTCCGAGACCGCCGCGCTGCGCGCGCTCGCCAATGCGGGCCGGATGCTCGACGCGTCACCGGCGCTCGCGCGGCTGCGCATGATCGAGGCCGCCCCCGCCGGCGCCACGATCGTGTTCAGCGGAACGGATCGGTGATCTCGCGGCTGATCCGGTGAGGGAATCGCCGGATCAGTCGCTGAGCATGTCCTTGACCATCGGGACGACCTTCTCGCCGTAGAGGGAGATGGAGCGCATCAGATCGGCATGGGTGACCGGCTGGTCGTACTTGAGGTCGAACCGGTCCACGCCGAGGGTGCGGACCGTCGCCGCGATCCGTCGCGCGACGGTCTCGGGCGAGCCCACGTACAGCGAGCCGGTGTCGACCTCGCGCTCGAAGTCGCCGACGGCGGGCGGCGGCCAGCCGCGCTCGCCGACCATGCGCTGCCGCATCCGCATCCAGCCGGCGTGAACCAGTTCGCGGGCCTGCTCGTCCGTCTCCGCGACCAGCCCGGGGGAGTGCACCGCGATCGGCTGCGGCGAACCGCCGAACTCCTTCTCCGCCCGTCGGAACAGATCGGTGTACGCGGCGAACCGCTCCGCCGGCCCGCCGATGATCGCGAGGAACAGGCCGAATCCGTAGCGCGCGGTGCGCACCACCGATTCGGGGCTGCCGCCCACACCCACCCAGGCGCGGATGCCGTTCGCCGTGGTCGGGTACACGCGCTGCTCGGACAGCGGTGCGCGCGTGGATCCCGACCAGGTGACGGGCTCCTCGGTGAGCAGCGCGGAGAGCAGTTCCAGCTTCTCCTCGAACAGCACCTCGTAGTCCTGCAGGTCGTAGCCGAACAGAGGGAACGACTCGGTGAACGAGCCACGGCCCGCGACGATCTCGGCGCGGCCGTGCGAGAGCGCGTCGAGCGTGGCGAACCGCTCGTAGACGCGCACCGGATCGTCCGAGCTGAGCACCGTCACCGTCGACCCCAGGCGGATCGACTCCGTGCGCGAGGCGATGGCGGCGAGCACCATCTCCGGGCTCGAGACGGCGAAGTCGGCCCGGTGGTGCTCGCCGACGCCGAAGAAGTCCAGCCCCGCCTGATCGGCGGTCACCGCCTCCTCGACCAGGTCGCGGATCACCTGCGGATGCGGCAGGGGGTGCCCCTGGGCGTCCTTGGTCACGCCGCCGAACGTGTCCACGCCGAACTCGGGAATCGTCATGCAGTCATCGTACACCGATAAACGGACCCTGGTCCGAATGGTGTGATGTCGGTGTCAGACGACGCCGTGCAGCGGCGGGCGTACCTCGTTGAGGGTGAACCGGCCCAGGTGCTGGACCTTGTAGCGCACCGGGTCGTGCAGCGTGTGCGTGCGGCCGTCGCGCCAGAACCGGTCCAGGCCCAGGTCGCCGCCGGCGCTGCGGGTGCCGGAGACCTCGAACAGCGCCGCCGGTACCTCGGTGGCGGCCCGGTCCGCGAGCACCTTCGCGGTGGCGACCGCGAGGGAGGCCTCGGCCGCGGTGTCGGGTCCGGGCGTCGTGAACGCGGCGTCGACGGCGGCACCGGCCACGACGAGCGCAGCTTCCGCGGACCGCACCGTCACCGTCAGCTCGCCGAAGCGGTGGATCAGTAACGGATCGTCCTGCGCCCGGTCGACCTCGGCCTCGAACCACGGCCGGGAGGTCGTGCGGACGAACTGCGCGGCGGCGTCGAGAGCGCCCCGGGCGATGCCGGTGTCGATCGCGACGTGCAGCAACTGCGCGAAGGCTCCGTAGCCGGTGGGCTCGGACACCGCGCCGGTCCGGGTGAAGACGGCGTCGAGCGGCACGGCGACGTCGTCGAAGCGGACGGTGCCGCTCCCGGTGGTGCGCTGCCCGAGGCCGTTCCAGTCGTCGACGATGGTGATTCCCGGGGTGTCCGCCTGGACGAAGGCGATGACCTGCTCGCCGGAGTCCGCGTCCCGCGCGAGCACCGCCAGCAGATGCGCGTACGGCGAACCCGTGCAGTAGAACTTCTCGCCGTCCAGGTGCGCGCCGTCGGGCGTGCGTGTGAGCGTGGTGGCGACATCGGCCACCGTCTTTCCGCCCCGCTCGGACTGCGCGTTGGCGATCCGGGCACCGTCGAGTACCTGCTCGAAGATCCTGCGCTGCAAGCCCTCCGGCGCCGCGAGGCGCAGCGCGGTGAGGTACACGTAGTGGCTGTGCGGGATCTGCGCGAGCGAGCCGTCGGCGGTGGCGAGCGTGCGGAAGACCTCGGCGATCACCGACGGCGGCAGGTCGGGTCCGCCGAACCGGGCGGGCACGGTCAGCGCGAAGAGCCCGGCGTCGGAGAGGTATTCGACCTCGGCGTGGGGCAGGTGTCGTTCGCGGTCGCGCTGCGCGGCACCGTCGGCGAAGCGGGACGCGAGGTCGCGCGCCGCGTCCACGGCGGCCTCGGCGGAGTCGATCGCCGCGGCGGGCCGCGAGTCGGCCGCCGGCGCGACCGTCACACCAGTGCCCCGGCGCGGCTCGCCTCGATCTCGCGGACCAGGGGCAGCACCTTCTCGCCGAAGTACTCGATCTCCTCCTGGAAGTGCAGGAATCCGCCGAGGATCAGATCGACGCCGAGCTCCTTGTACGCGACGATCCGCTCGGCGACCTGCTCCGGCGTGCCGATGAGCTGCGTGCGGAAGCCGTCGTTGTACTGCACCAGATCCTCGAAGCTGGAGTCGGCCCACATGCCGCGGCCGTCCGATGTCGACTTGCCGGCCTGCTGCACGGCGTCCCGGAAGCCTTCGACGGCGGGCTTGTTCGCCTTCTCCACGATCTCGCGGAGGGTGTCCCTCGCCTCCTTCTCGGTGTCGCGGGCGATGATGAAGCCGTTGAGCCCGAATTTCACCTCGCGCTGCGCCTCCCGCGCCACACGGCGCAGGTCGTCGAGCTGATCGGTGACGCCGTCGAAGTCCTTGCCGTTGGAGAAGTACCAGTCGGCGTACTTGCCGCCGTTGATCCGGGCGGCGGAGGAGTTGCCGCCCTGGAACAGCTCGGGGTTCGGGCGCTCGGGGGTGTTGAGCGGTTTGGGCTTGAGCGTGAAATCGCGGATGCGGTAGAAGTCGCCGCCGAAGTCCACGTTGTCCTCAGTCCAGATCTTGCGGATCACCTCGAGGAACTCCGCACTGCGGCGGTACCGCTCGTCGTGCTCGAGCCACGGCTCGCCGAGCGCCTTGAACTCGCCGGCGAACCAGCCGGAGACCACGTTGATCGCGAACCGCCCGTTCGAGAGGTGGTCGGCGGTGGCGCCGAACTTCGCGAGCACGGCCGGGTGCCACAGGCCGGGGTGCACGGCGGCGATGACCTTGAGCTTCTCGGTCGCGCCGAGCAGCGCCAGGCTGAACGACGTGGACTCGTGCTGGTACTCGGCGCCGTAGCTGGCCATGTACCGCACCTGCGAGAGCGCGTATTCGAAGCCCACGCGCTCCGCTGTCTGCGCCAGCTTCTTGTTGTACTCGAAGTCCCAGCTGGTGCGCTGCTCGATGTCGCTGGTGACCAGGCCGCCCGACACGTTGGGCACCCAGTAGGCGAACTTGATCTCGTCGGCGGTCTTCTCAGTGGTCATCGCTGTGTCCTTCGGGTCGGAGAACCGGGGCTAGGAGGTGGGGCTGGGGGAGAGGTCGGGCAGGAAGGCGCCGCGTACGGGTTCCGACGGTGCGCCGGACGCGCCGAGCAGACCGCGGGCCGCGAGGCGCGGGCGCACGCCCTCGCCGAAGTGGTAGGCCTCCTCCAGGTGCGGGTACCCGGAGAGGATGAAGTGATCCAGGCCGAGCGCCGCGTACTCCGCGATGAGGTCGGCGACCTCGTCGTGCGAGCCGACGAGCGCCGTGCCCGCGCCGCCGCGGACGAGGCCCACGCCGGTCCACAGGCCGGGGTAGACCTGCAGCGAGCGGGCGTCGGCGGCCTCATCGAATGCCGCTCCGCCGCCGTGCAGCTCGCGCATGAGGCGCTGGCCTTCGGACTCGCTCCGGGCGAGGTTGGCCTGCGCGGCGCGGATGGCCGCGGGATCGAGGTTGCCCAGCAGACGGTTCGCCTCGGCCCACGCCTCCTCGCTCGTGTCGCGCGAGATCACGTGCAGTCGGATGCCGTAGGTGAGCTCGCGACCCTGTGCGGCGGCGAGGCCCCGGATCCAGTCCAGCTTCTGCTTCACCTGCGCCGGCGGCTCGCCCCAGGTGAGGTAGGTATCGGCGTACTTCGCCGCGACGTCGCCCGCGGCGGGAGAACTACCGCCGAAGAAGATCGGGGGAGCCGGGTCGGGGCGTCGGGCGAGGATCGCGTTCTCCGCGGAGGCGTACTTCCCGGCGACGTTCACCGGGCCCGCGCCGTCGAACAACTGCCGGGTGATGTCGAGCACCTCGCCGCAGCGCTCGTACCGCTCCTCCTTGGTGAGCGTGTCGCCGTAGGCGCGCTGCTCGGAGGACTCGCCGCCGGTGACCACGTTGAGCAGCACGCGGCCGCCGGTCTGCCACTGCAGGGTGGTCGCCATCTGGGCGGCGAGGAGCGGGCTGGTCAGGCCCGGGCGCAGCGCCACGAGGAACTTGAGTTGGTCGGTGGCGTCGGCGAGCAGCGCAGCGGTCAGCCACGCGTCCTCGCACCACAGCCCGGTGGGGATGAGGACCGCCTCGAACTCGTTCGCCTCCGCGGCCAGGGCGAGTTGCTTGAGGTAGTGCAGGTTCGCGGGGCGGTCGCCGCTCATGGAGCTACCGTGCCCGCCCGCCATCAGGTTCCGCGAGTCGCCGTACGTGGGCAGGAACCAGTGCAGGTGGAGGGGGTTGGGCGAGCTCACGGCAGCCTTCCGTCGGTGGAGCGGGATATGGAGCGCAAGTCCACCACCGCGGCCTTGCGGAGGCCAGGTTTGGACTCGCGATGCGTCGAACGTGCGGACCTACCGATCAGTAGCTAAGCTAGGGAACAAGTTACTTAGAGCTTCGTAGTGAAATGAGGTGCTAGATGTCGACTGAAGCAGTGCAGAGCAGCGATCCGGTGGTCACCGGTTCCGCGACGGGGGAGGCCGGCGCGCCCGCCGAGCGGCTTCCGCAGGTGATCGCGCGGGTCTTCGAGCGGTTCGCCGACCGTCCTGCGTTCGCGACCCGCGACGGAGGACCCCGCGCCCCGTACGTCACCGTCTCGTACGGCGAGATCTGGCAGCGCGTCACCGCGCTGGCCGCCGCGTGGCAGAGCGAGCTGGCCCCGGGCGATTTCGTCGCGATCCTCGGCTTCACCAGTGCGGACTTCGTCACCGTCGACCTCGCGACCACCCTGCTCGGCGCCCCGAACGTGCCGCTGCAGGCCGGCGCGCCCGCCGCCCGCATCGCCGCCATCCTCGACGAGACCCGGCCCAAGATCTTCGCCGTGAGCGCCGACCAGGCCGCCCTCGCGGAGCAGGCCCTCGCCGAGTCCTCCGCCACGCCGCGCGTCGTCGTCTTCGACGGCGAGCACGCCGGGTACGAGGGCATCGAGGCCGACGTCCTCGCGGGCCGGGCGCTGCCCGACCCGGAGTTCTTCGCTCCCGAGCCGGACGCCGACCCGCTGGTGACGCTGATCTACACCTCGGGCAGCACCGGCACCCCGAAGGGGGCGATGTACACCGAGAAGCTGGTCACGGACGCCTGGCTCAAGGTGGACAGCATCGTCGACTACGACCTGCCGTCGGAGTCGCTCCTGCACTTCCTCCCGATGAGCCACATGTACGGCCGCAACTGGCTCATCGCGGGCCTCGCCTCCGGTGGCACCGGGTACTTCGCCGGCGCTTCCGACATGTCGACGCTGTTCGACGACCTCGCCGCCGCCCGCCCCACGGCCATCGGTCTCGTCCCCCGCGTCTGCGAGCTCGTGCACCAGCGCTTCCTCACGCTCGAGGCCGAGACCGACACCGAGACCGCCCGGGTGGAGCTGCGCGAGCACGTCCTCGGCGGCCGCCTGCAGGCCGCGATGTGCGGCAGCGCCGCCCTGTCCGCGGAACTGCAGACCTTCATGGAGTGGCTGCTGGGCATCGAGATCCAGATCGGCTACGGGTCCACCGAGGCCGGCGGTGTCCTTCGCGACGGCGAGATCGTGCGCCCGCCGGTGACCGAGTACAAGCTGATCGACGTCCCCGAGCTGGGCTACTTCGTCACCGATTCGCCGCACCCGCGCGGCGAGCTGCTGGTCAAGTCCACCCAGCTGATCCCCGGGTACTACAAGTCCGACAAGCGGATCCTCGACGACGAGGGCTTCTACCGCACCGGCGACGTGATGGCGGAGCTCGCGCCCGACCGGCTCGAGTACGTCGACCGCCGCAGCAACGTGATCAAGCTGGCGCAGGGCGAGTTCGTGCCGATCGCGCAGCTCGAGGCCACCTACGCCGCCGGGCCGGACGTCCACCAGATCTTCCTGTACGGCACCAGCGAGCGCTCCTACCTGCTGGCCGTCGTGGTGCCCGCGCCCGGTCCCGACGGGGAGACCGATGCGCAGGCCCGCACCCGCGTGCTCGACGGCCTGGCGGCGATCGCCCGTGACCAGGACCTGGCCGGTTACGAGCTGCCGCGCGACGTGATCATCGAGCGTGAGCCCTTCTCGCAGGAGAACGGACTGCGTTCGGGCATCGGCAAACTCGTGCGGCCGGCGCTCAACGCCCGCTACGGCGACGAGCTCGCCGCGCTGTACGCCGCCGCGGAGGACCGCCGCCGGGCCGGCCTGCGCGACCTCGACGCCGACGGATCGGTGACCGAGACCGTGGTGCGCGCCGCCGCGCTCACGCTCGGCGCTCTGCCCGAGGAGCTCGACGCGGCGACCCGCTTCGCGGACCTGGGCGGCGACTCGCTCTCGGCGCTGTCGTTGGCCACCACCCTTGAGGGGCTCTACGAGGTGCCGGTACCGGTGCAGACGATCGTCGGCCCCACCGCGACCCTCGGCGGCATCGTCGAGCACATCGAGGCGGCGCGCGCGGGCGCGCTCAGCGCACCGACGGCCGCGTCGATCCACGGCGCGGATGCGCAGGTCGCGCGGGCGTCCGACCTGCATCTGGACCGCTTCGTCGATCCGGAGCTGCTCGCCGCGGCCCCGTCGATCCCCGCCCCGCACGGCGAACCGTCGACCGTCCTGGTCACCGGTGCCACCGGCTACCTCGGGCGGTTCCTGCTGCTCGAGTGGCTGCGTCGCGTCGCGCCGCACGAGGGCACCGTCGTCGCGCTGGTGCGCGGCGCCGACGCCGACGACGCCCGCCGCCGCGTCCTCGACGCGATCGGCACCTCCGATCCCGAGCTGACGGTCGAGTTCGCGGAGCTCGCCGAGCGGCACCTCGAGGTGGTCGTGGGCGACTTCGGCGCACCGTCCCTCGGGCTCGACGCCCCGACCTGGGACCGGCTCGCCGAGCGGGTGGACCACGTCGTGCACTGCGGCGCGATGGTCAACCACGTGCTGCCCTACGACCAGCTGTTCGGCCCGAACGTCGTGGGCACCGCGGAGATCGCGCGGCTCGCGATCACCGTGCGGCGCAAGTCCATCGACTACGTCTCGACGGTGGCGGTGGTCCCGCAGGACGACGGCCGACTCCTGGTGGAGGACGACGACGTCCGGGTGGCGGGCGCGGAGCGCCGGATCGGCGCGGACGCCTACGCCAACGGCTACGCGGTGAGCAAGTGGGCGGGCGAAGTCCTGCTGCACGAGGCCTCCGATCTCGCCGGGCTCCCCGTGCGGGTGTTCCGCTCGGACATGATCCTGGCGCACAGCCGATTCCGCGGGCAGTACAACCCGGTGGACCAGTTCACCCGCCTGCTGCTGAGCATCGCCGAGACCGGGCTCGCGCCCGCGTCGTTCGCCGCGGACCCGACCGGGCCGCGCCCGCACTACGACGGTTTGCCGGTGGACTTCACCGCGGAGGCGATCGTCACGCTCGGCGCGGCCGGGCGCGAGGGCTTCCGGACCTTCCACGTGCTCAACGTCGACTCCGATGGCGCCGGTCTGGACGACTTCGTCGACTGGATCGCCGAGGACCGCCCGATCGAGCGGATCGCCGACTACGGCGAGTGGTTCGCCCGGTTCGAGGCCGCGCTGCAGGCGCTGCCCGCGGAGGACCGGCAGCGCTCGGTGCTGCCGTTGCTGCACTCCTTCGCCCATCCGACCCCGAACGGAGGCGGCGTCGCCCTCACCGCGGACCGCTTCCGCGAGGCGGTGCGGGAGGCGAACGTCGGCCCCGGCGACATCCCCGGCCTCGACCGCGCGCTGATCGAGCGGTACCTGGACGGCTTCACCGCCGCGGGGTGGCTCGCGTAGCCCTGCCACAGGGGTACGACATCCGCGCCGGAGAAGCGACCGTTATCCACAACTAAGCGTATGTAACGTGTTTTCTCCACAGGTCCCGCCTCGGACGCCGTCCGGGGCGGGACCGGCGCGTGAGACTCGTCGACGACGGCCGGGAACCGCCGGCCGCGGCATCGACGAGGAGGGGCGCCATGCCCGGGGTACTTGTTTTCGCAGCAGGCAACGTCACCAACGACCTGACCTACCGGGAGTCGGCCCGCGATCAGCGGCACGACTTCCTGAGCTTCACGATGGCGGCCAACAACGGCTACCTGGACGAGAACGGCGAGTGGAAGCAGACCGGCACGGTCTGGCTCAACGTCAAGGCCTTCGGCGCGCTCGCGCGCAACGCGCGGGCCGTGATCGCGAAGGGCCGGCCGGTCATGGTGCACGGCGAGCTCAAGCACGAGACCTTCGACGGTGCCGACGGCCAGCGGCACAGCTCGCTGGACCTCAAGGCCGACGCGATCGGGCTGAACCTACGGATGTGCGCGAGCCAGTACGTGGGCACGGGGGAGCGCTACCGCACGATCGTTCCGCCCCCGCTCGAGACGGCCGCCGGGCCGGCTGAGGCGGGAGCGCCCGACGGTGGGACGCCGCCCACCGGGACCGCGGGTGCCGGGGAGGCGGACGGCTCGCCCGACGGGGCGGGGCGCGACGGGCTGGTCGTGGTTCGGGGCTTCGACGGCGGCGCCGACGCCGAGGATGCCGGGCGGGAGCCGGCGGCGGTGGGTGCGCCGGACTTCTAGCGCGCCGTCAGGCGCGGCTGCGCACTCGCCGGTCATGCCCCGCGATGGTCACCGGAACACCGACGGTGTGCAGGACGACGCTGCCCAGCACGACGAGCACCGCCACCGTCAGCGTGAGATCGGCGACGGGGCCGTCGGGCAGCGTGTTGAACGCGATCAGCGCGAAGACGATGGTCGACGTGCCGCGGGGGCGCAGCCAGCCCAACCCCAATACCTGCCGCCGCGGTAGTCCGCTGCCGAGCATCGCGACGCCCACCGGAACCACGCGCAGCACGGTCAGCGCCGCGAGCACGAAGACCAGCGTGCGCCAGTCGACACCGTCGAAGATTCCGACGATGGCGACGGATCCGAAGACGAACCACATGGCCGCCGCGAGGAGGAAGCCCACGTCGTCGGTGAGGCCGACGTCATCCGCGGTCTCCGTGCCGCGACGCAGGCGGTAGACGATCCCGCACACGAAGGCCGCGACGAAGCCGTTGCCGCCGAGGCCCACGGCGGCGGCGTAGGTCAGCAGGGGAGTCGCGGCGATCGCGAGGCTGCGCCCGCTCGCCGTGGCGAGACCGGTGCGTTCGCTGTACCGCACACCCGCCGCGATCGCAGCGCCCAGCGCCGCACCCACCGCGAGCGCGATGGCGGCCTGCGGGGCCGCGGCCAGCAGGGCCGGTGCGGGGTCGTCGTCCCCGCCGTGAGCGGGGCCGGCCCAGTACATCGCGAACAGGAACACGGGGGTGATCAGGCCGTCGGTGTAGCCGGATTCGACGGTGAGCACGTCCCGGACCCGGGAGGGGACTCGGCGGTCGCGCAGCAGCGCGGGTGCGGACGCGAAGTCGATGGGGGCGATGACGCAGGCGACGAGGAGGAGCACCGACCACCCCAGGTGCGGGAGCAGCAGCCAGCCCACGGCGACGGACAGGATCAGGCCCACCGGGATCCCGAGCAGCAGCGACCGCGCCGCGAGGCGCGGGTGCCGGCCCAGTAGGGAGCCCCGTACGTGGGTGGCGTCGACGAACAGCAGCACGGCGAGGATGATCTCGGCGGCCCGCTGCGCCGCCCCGGTGTTGATCGCCTCGGCGATCGCGCCGTGCGCGCCGATGCCCACCGCGCCGCCGGCGAGCACCATCACCAGCGGCGCGGAGACGCCCCAGCGGTCCATCCGCCCGGACAGCAGGCACCAGAGCAGGAACGTCGCGGCTGCGACGAGGGTCGCCGGAATCACGGAGCGAGTATCCCGCAGCCGGGCCGCCCGACCTCACGCCCGGTGGTGCGGCGGCGTGAGATCGAGTTCACGGGGCGGACACCGCGGGGACCGGGGCTGCAACATGGGCTGCCTACCTTCGACGCGAAAGAGATCGCGACGCACCGGGAGGTCTGGAGATGAGTCGATCACACACGATCACGCAGTGGGATCCGGAGAACCGGGAGCAGTGGGAATCGGGCGGCGAGAAGATCGCGAAGCGGAACCTGTTGTGGTCCGTGATCGCCGAGCACGTGGGCTTCTCGGTCTGGTCCCTGTGGTCGGTGATGGTCCTGTTCATGCCGCAGGACGTCTACGGCCTGAGCACGGCGGACAAGTTCCTCATCGGTGCCACCGCCACTCTGGTCGGCTCCTGCCTGCGCATCCCGTACACCCTGGCCACGGCCCGTTTCGGCGGTCGTAACTGGACGATCTTCAGCGCCTTCGTCCTCGCCGTCCCGGTGATCGCGACGATGGTGATCCTCGCCAACCCGGGGCAGCCGCTGTGGGTCTACCTCGCCTGCGCCGCACTCACCGGTTTCGGCGGCGGGAACTTCGCCTCGTCGATGACCAACATCAACGCCTTCTTCCCGCAGCGGCTCAAGGGCTGGGCGCTCGGCCTGAACGCGGGCGGCGGAAACATCGGCGTCCCCGCCGTGCAGCTCGTCGGCCTGCTGGTCATCGCGACCGCCGGCAACCGTGAGCCCTACTGGGTGTGCGCCGTCTACCTGGTGCTGCTCGCGGTGGCGGGCATCGGTGCCGCCCTGTTCATGGACAACCTGCAGGTCCCCACCGTCGACACGGCCGCGATGCGCGCCTCCACCCGCGACCGGGACACCTGGATCGTCTCGCTGCTCTACAT
Proteins encoded in this window:
- a CDS encoding SPFH domain-containing protein produces the protein MTALRGRRIVVPVGRRAVEYRDGAVVRVRGPGPHRVRGDGAVVPVVVAERLIAVAPQEIVTAESVPVRVSMTMRVRVADPVAFIERAADPDAVVYLAAQIALRETVGGIGIDDLVRRTTAVDGEAVRAAVSAAAGTVGVEVLAVVVKDIVLPPEIRRAAVDLITAKARGTARLEEARSETAALRALANAGRMLDASPALARLRMIEAAPAGATIVFSGTDR
- a CDS encoding LLM class flavin-dependent oxidoreductase → MTIPEFGVDTFGGVTKDAQGHPLPHPQVIRDLVEEAVTADQAGLDFFGVGEHHRADFAVSSPEMVLAAIASRTESIRLGSTVTVLSSDDPVRVYERFATLDALSHGRAEIVAGRGSFTESFPLFGYDLQDYEVLFEEKLELLSALLTEEPVTWSGSTRAPLSEQRVYPTTANGIRAWVGVGGSPESVVRTARYGFGLFLAIIGGPAERFAAYTDLFRRAEKEFGGSPQPIAVHSPGLVAETDEQARELVHAGWMRMRQRMVGERGWPPPAVGDFEREVDTGSLYVGSPETVARRIAATVRTLGVDRFDLKYDQPVTHADLMRSISLYGEKVVPMVKDMLSD
- a CDS encoding SfnB family sulfur acquisition oxidoreductase — translated: MTVAPAADSRPAAAIDSAEAAVDAARDLASRFADGAAQRDRERHLPHAEVEYLSDAGLFALTVPARFGGPDLPPSVIAEVFRTLATADGSLAQIPHSHYVYLTALRLAAPEGLQRRIFEQVLDGARIANAQSERGGKTVADVATTLTRTPDGAHLDGEKFYCTGSPYAHLLAVLARDADSGEQVIAFVQADTPGITIVDDWNGLGQRTTGSGTVRFDDVAVPLDAVFTRTGAVSEPTGYGAFAQLLHVAIDTGIARGALDAAAQFVRTTSRPWFEAEVDRAQDDPLLIHRFGELTVTVRSAEAALVVAGAAVDAAFTTPGPDTAAEASLAVATAKVLADRAATEVPAALFEVSGTRSAGGDLGLDRFWRDGRTHTLHDPVRYKVQHLGRFTLNEVRPPLHGVV
- the sfnG gene encoding dimethylsulfone monooxygenase SfnG, whose product is MTTEKTADEIKFAYWVPNVSGGLVTSDIEQRTSWDFEYNKKLAQTAERVGFEYALSQVRYMASYGAEYQHESTSFSLALLGATEKLKVIAAVHPGLWHPAVLAKFGATADHLSNGRFAINVVSGWFAGEFKALGEPWLEHDERYRRSAEFLEVIRKIWTEDNVDFGGDFYRIRDFTLKPKPLNTPERPNPELFQGGNSSAARINGGKYADWYFSNGKDFDGVTDQLDDLRRVAREAQREVKFGLNGFIIARDTEKEARDTLREIVEKANKPAVEGFRDAVQQAGKSTSDGRGMWADSSFEDLVQYNDGFRTQLIGTPEQVAERIVAYKELGVDLILGGFLHFQEEIEYFGEKVLPLVREIEASRAGALV
- a CDS encoding LLM class flavin-dependent oxidoreductase → MAGGHGSSMSGDRPANLHYLKQLALAAEANEFEAVLIPTGLWCEDAWLTAALLADATDQLKFLVALRPGLTSPLLAAQMATTLQWQTGGRVLLNVVTGGESSEQRAYGDTLTKEERYERCGEVLDITRQLFDGAGPVNVAGKYASAENAILARRPDPAPPIFFGGSSPAAGDVAAKYADTYLTWGEPPAQVKQKLDWIRGLAAAQGRELTYGIRLHVISRDTSEEAWAEANRLLGNLDPAAIRAAQANLARSESEGQRLMRELHGGGAAFDEAADARSLQVYPGLWTGVGLVRGGAGTALVGSHDEVADLIAEYAALGLDHFILSGYPHLEEAYHFGEGVRPRLAARGLLGASGAPSEPVRGAFLPDLSPSPTS
- the car gene encoding carboxylic acid reductase, with translation MSTEAVQSSDPVVTGSATGEAGAPAERLPQVIARVFERFADRPAFATRDGGPRAPYVTVSYGEIWQRVTALAAAWQSELAPGDFVAILGFTSADFVTVDLATTLLGAPNVPLQAGAPAARIAAILDETRPKIFAVSADQAALAEQALAESSATPRVVVFDGEHAGYEGIEADVLAGRALPDPEFFAPEPDADPLVTLIYTSGSTGTPKGAMYTEKLVTDAWLKVDSIVDYDLPSESLLHFLPMSHMYGRNWLIAGLASGGTGYFAGASDMSTLFDDLAAARPTAIGLVPRVCELVHQRFLTLEAETDTETARVELREHVLGGRLQAAMCGSAALSAELQTFMEWLLGIEIQIGYGSTEAGGVLRDGEIVRPPVTEYKLIDVPELGYFVTDSPHPRGELLVKSTQLIPGYYKSDKRILDDEGFYRTGDVMAELAPDRLEYVDRRSNVIKLAQGEFVPIAQLEATYAAGPDVHQIFLYGTSERSYLLAVVVPAPGPDGETDAQARTRVLDGLAAIARDQDLAGYELPRDVIIEREPFSQENGLRSGIGKLVRPALNARYGDELAALYAAAEDRRRAGLRDLDADGSVTETVVRAAALTLGALPEELDAATRFADLGGDSLSALSLATTLEGLYEVPVPVQTIVGPTATLGGIVEHIEAARAGALSAPTAASIHGADAQVARASDLHLDRFVDPELLAAAPSIPAPHGEPSTVLVTGATGYLGRFLLLEWLRRVAPHEGTVVALVRGADADDARRRVLDAIGTSDPELTVEFAELAERHLEVVVGDFGAPSLGLDAPTWDRLAERVDHVVHCGAMVNHVLPYDQLFGPNVVGTAEIARLAITVRRKSIDYVSTVAVVPQDDGRLLVEDDDVRVAGAERRIGADAYANGYAVSKWAGEVLLHEASDLAGLPVRVFRSDMILAHSRFRGQYNPVDQFTRLLLSIAETGLAPASFAADPTGPRPHYDGLPVDFTAEAIVTLGAAGREGFRTFHVLNVDSDGAGLDDFVDWIAEDRPIERIADYGEWFARFEAALQALPAEDRQRSVLPLLHSFAHPTPNGGGVALTADRFREAVREANVGPGDIPGLDRALIERYLDGFTAAGWLA
- a CDS encoding single-stranded DNA-binding protein, with protein sequence MPGVLVFAAGNVTNDLTYRESARDQRHDFLSFTMAANNGYLDENGEWKQTGTVWLNVKAFGALARNARAVIAKGRPVMVHGELKHETFDGADGQRHSSLDLKADAIGLNLRMCASQYVGTGERYRTIVPPPLETAAGPAEAGAPDGGTPPTGTAGAGEADGSPDGAGRDGLVVVRGFDGGADAEDAGREPAAVGAPDF
- a CDS encoding cation:proton antiporter, yielding MIPATLVAAATFLLWCLLSGRMDRWGVSAPLVMVLAGGAVGIGAHGAIAEAINTGAAQRAAEIILAVLLFVDATHVRGSLLGRHPRLAARSLLLGIPVGLILSVAVGWLLLPHLGWSVLLLVACVIAPIDFASAPALLRDRRVPSRVRDVLTVESGYTDGLITPVFLFAMYWAGPAHGGDDDPAPALLAAAPQAAIALAVGAALGAAIAAGVRYSERTGLATASGRSLAIAATPLLTYAAAVGLGGNGFVAAFVCGIVYRLRRGTETADDVGLTDDVGFLLAAAMWFVFGSVAIVGIFDGVDWRTLVFVLAALTVLRVVPVGVAMLGSGLPRRQVLGLGWLRPRGTSTIVFALIAFNTLPDGPVADLTLTVAVLVVLGSVVLHTVGVPVTIAGHDRRVRSRA